One Tenebrio molitor chromosome 2, icTenMoli1.1, whole genome shotgun sequence genomic region harbors:
- the LOC138123723 gene encoding uncharacterized protein — MTPLRQTLLTQNLEESANSTFNMELCNVFLAANIPWHKLQNPAFQNFLTKYCGRKIPDESTLRKNYLPKCYKDTIDRIRNELDPFNIWVSVDETTDALGRCVANCLVGKLSEDEPGKSYLLASKQLERTNHETIARFVNQSLEILWSTRVVAEKFLLFVTDGAPYMIKSGRHLKVFYPKIVHVTCLAHALNLVAEKIRYQYEDVDNLISNVKKIFVKAPLRVEMYKEKLKEMPLPPQPILTRWGTWLQAAMFYSEHFDSIKEVVMSFDGSSAVAIQKAQSIMKKPGIKNQLIYVRSNFKIICESITQLEKNGLPLTDSIKIVENVFTSLKKSPGPVAAVALKKLEDVTEKNPGYKFLLELARIFRGEDVPEHDTKMEEIYYKFAPITSCEVERNFSKYKSILVDNRQCFKVENLEQYLVCNVNT; from the exons atgacaccgcttcggcaaacgttgctgacacagaacttggaggaatcggcaaatagtacattcaatatggaactttgtaacgtctttttagctgccaatataccatggcacaaactacaaaatcctgcgtttcagaattttctgacaaaatattgtggtagaaaaattccggatgagtctactttacggaaaaattatttaccaaaatgctacaaagat actattgaccgcattcggaatgagctggatccttttaacatatgggtttcagttgacgaaacaacagatgcacttgggcgatgtgtggcgaattgtctggttgggaaactttcagaagatgaacctggaaaatcttatcttttggcgtctaaacaattagaaagaacaaatcatgagacaatagctagattcgtaaatcaatctttag aaatcttgtggagtaccagagttgttgctgaaaagtttcttttgtttgtaacggatggagcaccatatatgataaaatctggtagacaccttaaggtgttttatccaaaaattgtgcatgtcacatgcttagcgcatgctttaaatctagtggctgaaaaaattcgctatcaatatgaagatgtggataatttaatttcgaacgtgaaaaaaattttcgttaaggcacctttgagagttgaaatgtacaaagaaaaactaaaagaaatgccactgcctccacagccaattttaacacgatggggaacatggcttcaggctgctatgttttacagcgaacactttgattccattaaagaa gttgtcatgtcctttgatggaagttctgctgttgctattcaaaaagcacagtctataatgaagaaacccggaataaaaaaccaattaatttatgttcgcagtaattttaaaataatctgcgaaagtattactcaattggaaaaaaatgggttacctttaaccgattcaatcaaaattgttgaaaacgtatttacctccctaaaaaaatctccaggccctgtagcagcagtagcattaaaaaaacttgaagatgttactgaaaaaaatcctggatacaaatttcttctagaattggcaagaatttttagaggtgaagatgtgccggaacatgacaccaaaatggaagaaatttattacaaatttgcgcccattacctcttgcgaggtagaaagaaatttttcaaaatataagtccattttggtggataaccgacaatgttttaaagtagaaaatttagagcaatatcttgtatgcaatgtaaatacgtaa